The following coding sequences lie in one Mustelus asterias chromosome 6, sMusAst1.hap1.1, whole genome shotgun sequence genomic window:
- the LOC144495167 gene encoding uncharacterized protein LOC144495167: MEVVEMDFQKTHLSKLHLKSPEKAKSRKKVMAARRKYHRRTPKQKWNTNSASDEDADSLGFRYRRPNASKFSKIGPNSCVFLPVPEDIFIEDMLSDNPQYKSNSQLKSVEYWSSVAAELSPYQGPWRPRRYY; encoded by the coding sequence ACGCACCTCTCCAAACTGCACCTGAAGAGCCCAGAGAAAGCAAAGAGCAGGAAGAAGGTGATGGCCGCCAGGAGGAAGTACCACCGCCGGACCCCCAAGCAGAAATGGAACACCAATTCGGCCAGCGATGAGGACGCTGACAGCCTAGGATTCAGGTACCGGCGGCCAAACGCATCCAAGTTCAGCAAGATCGGCCCCaattcctgtgtgtttctgccaGTGCCGGAGGACATCTTCATTGAGGACATGCTGTCTGACAACCCACAATACAAAAGTAACTCGCAGCTCAAGTCTGTGGAGTATTGGAGCAGTGTTGCTGCTGAACTGTCTCCATACCAGGGTCCCTGGAGACCACGAAGATATTACTGA